A section of the Chryseobacterium scophthalmum genome encodes:
- a CDS encoding ferritin, whose translation MVSEKIAQLINEQIAHEQYAAQYYLSMSAWFSAKDLDGIANYFRVQSKEELMHAEKMFDYLNDVGGEIILGEIAKPPHQFESATDIFEKALEHEKKVTKSIFNIVKNANDEGDFATTSFMQWFINEQVEEEASASQYVTKIKMVCDNPSALYLFDQELAKRVFVADPTA comes from the coding sequence ATGGTAAGTGAAAAAATTGCACAGCTAATAAACGAACAAATCGCTCACGAGCAATATGCGGCTCAATATTATCTTTCTATGTCTGCTTGGTTTTCAGCAAAAGATCTTGACGGAATTGCCAATTACTTCAGAGTTCAAAGCAAAGAAGAATTGATGCATGCCGAAAAAATGTTTGATTACTTAAACGATGTAGGTGGTGAAATCATCTTAGGTGAAATCGCAAAACCGCCACACCAGTTTGAAAGCGCGACAGATATTTTTGAGAAAGCTCTGGAGCACGAAAAGAAAGTTACTAAAAGTATTTTCAATATCGTAAAAAATGCAAATGACGAAGGTGATTTTGCAACGACTTCATTCATGCAATGGTTCATCAATGAGCAAGTAGAAGAAGAAGCAAGCGCTTCTCAGTACGTAACGAAAATTAAAATGGTTTGTGATAATCCATCTGCGTTATATCTTTTTGATCAGGAATTGGCGAAAAGAGTTTTTGTAGCAGATCCTACAGCCTAA
- a CDS encoding DUF2851 family protein has product MNEKLLQYLWNFKVFTHFNFQDTDGNFIEILDFGKWNTDSGPDFLMAKIKIRNLILVGNIELHVKSSDWIFHQHSKDPAYQNIILHVVFQNDVDIKEFKDQNIPTLELRDHIDKNVFQKYENLLKENLFIPCEKVFSSTKIPVNFHEENLLKKLEEKSLEIEADLLRHKNNYEAVMFHHLAYSFGLKINASIFKQIAESIDFNIINKIRQNKTQLEALLFGISGWLENPQDLQMKIWKREFDFLKAKYGIPDITIHPKFLRLRPPNFPTIRLSQLADLYFQHQHLFSKMIIAENSNVLHQIFKDIKASEYWDNHFNFGKISTINQPKVLTKDFIELIILNAILPIKYTYHKYQNENINDEILKFYSEIQSEKNSVITEWKKLGVKIKTSLESQSLIYHFKNYCKAKNCLNCGIGFKILKES; this is encoded by the coding sequence ATGAATGAAAAATTGCTTCAATACCTTTGGAATTTCAAAGTGTTTACTCATTTCAACTTCCAAGACACCGACGGAAATTTTATTGAAATTTTAGATTTTGGGAAATGGAATACCGATTCGGGACCGGATTTTCTGATGGCAAAAATCAAAATCAGAAATCTTATTCTTGTCGGAAATATCGAGCTTCATGTAAAATCTTCCGACTGGATTTTTCATCAACACTCAAAAGATCCAGCTTATCAAAATATCATTTTACATGTAGTTTTTCAGAATGATGTTGACATCAAAGAATTTAAAGACCAGAATATCCCGACCCTGGAATTGAGAGATCATATAGATAAAAATGTTTTTCAGAAATATGAGAATTTATTAAAAGAAAATCTTTTTATTCCTTGTGAAAAGGTTTTCAGCTCTACAAAAATCCCTGTTAATTTTCATGAAGAAAATTTGCTCAAAAAATTAGAAGAAAAATCTTTAGAAATAGAAGCAGATTTGCTGCGGCACAAAAATAATTATGAAGCCGTTATGTTTCATCATCTCGCCTACTCTTTCGGTTTAAAAATCAATGCATCAATATTTAAACAGATTGCAGAAAGTATAGATTTCAATATCATCAATAAAATCCGACAAAATAAAACACAGCTTGAAGCTTTACTTTTCGGAATTTCCGGCTGGTTAGAAAATCCACAAGATTTGCAAATGAAAATATGGAAAAGAGAATTTGATTTTCTTAAAGCGAAATATGGTATTCCTGACATTACAATTCATCCCAAGTTTCTTAGATTACGCCCGCCAAACTTCCCTACAATTCGTTTATCACAGCTGGCTGATCTTTATTTTCAGCATCAACACTTATTCTCAAAGATGATTATTGCAGAAAATTCTAATGTTTTACATCAAATTTTTAAAGACATAAAAGCCTCAGAATATTGGGATAATCATTTTAATTTTGGTAAAATCTCTACGATAAATCAGCCAAAAGTTTTAACGAAAGATTTCATTGAACTGATTATTTTGAATGCTATTCTTCCCATAAAATACACCTATCACAAATATCAAAATGAAAACATCAACGATGAAATTCTAAAATTCTACAGCGAAATTCAGTCTGAAAAGAATTCAGTGATTACAGAATGGAAAAAATTAGGGGTAAAAATCAAAACCTCTTTAGAAAGCCAAAGCCTTATTTATCATTTTAAAAACTATTGCAAAGCAAAAAATTGCTTAAATTGCGGTATCGGATTTAAAATTTTAAAAGAATCTTAA
- a CDS encoding PspC family transcriptional regulator: MFDNLRHKMEREWFGVLTRMGAKLGIPVSKLRVFFIYSTFATAGFFFLIYLGLAFTLWIKDIFITRRPSVFDL, encoded by the coding sequence ATGTTTGATAATCTACGCCACAAAATGGAACGCGAATGGTTTGGTGTACTCACAAGAATGGGTGCCAAACTGGGAATTCCGGTTTCCAAGCTGAGAGTTTTCTTTATTTATTCTACTTTTGCAACGGCAGGTTTTTTCTTTTTAATTTATCTTGGTTTGGCTTTTACTCTTTGGATTAAAGACATTTTTATCACCAGACGACCAAGCGTTTTTGACCTTTAA
- a CDS encoding helix-turn-helix domain-containing protein → MAIIVNLDVVMAKRKMSLNELSEKVGLTLSNLSILKTGKAKAIRFSTLELICDVLECQPGDILEYVSDEQNNHALNILPLLEGD, encoded by the coding sequence ATGGCAATTATAGTAAATTTAGATGTTGTAATGGCCAAGCGAAAAATGTCACTTAATGAACTTTCTGAAAAAGTCGGACTTACTTTATCGAATCTTTCCATCTTAAAGACGGGTAAAGCAAAGGCAATTAGATTTAGTACTTTAGAATTAATTTGTGATGTTTTGGAATGTCAACCGGGTGATATTTTAGAATATGTTAGTGACGAACAAAACAACCATGCGCTAAATATATTGCCATTATTGGAGGGAGATTGA
- a CDS encoding glycoside hydrolase family 3 protein, whose translation MKKLVFNFLLITVLFSVNLSAQYQPKDISKHDLKKAKEWVNQTYNSLSQDEKLGQLFIVALYTNKDENHINQVRNIVTNDKIGGLILMQDDAAREINLVNEFQQKSKVPLMIGMDAEWGLYQRINTAHKFPWAMALGAIQDKDLIYKMAAKIAEDCKRMGINWDFAPVVDVNTNPNNPIIGNRSFGSEVSNVTQSALSYANGLQDNNILAAIKHFPGHGDTNTDSHLDLPVVSHNLDRLNKIELAPFKALMNKGIGGVMVAHLYVPSLESGKGIPASISKNIITELLKEKLGYKGLIITDALNMGAVANKYKPGELDALAFKAGNDIMLFSQGVSEGKKLIQKAIDKGEISQSRVEESVKKILLTKYLLGLSQYTPKNPENVNYDLNNDSHTKLVQNLYSNALTLLKDEKKLLPLNYNSTYYYIALEEAPYQTFENRLKLDAKIIVKKASEINTIPANSTVIVGFHKDNSTAYKPYKISAESKKILSELTKNQNVILNIFGSAYALKDIDLSKVSTVLVSYENNDDSMTATADAFRGKTIISGKLPVLVNDQLKPGMGIDLKVSQTK comes from the coding sequence ATGAAGAAATTAGTTTTTAATTTTCTCTTAATTACCGTTTTATTCAGTGTAAATCTTTCGGCGCAATATCAGCCAAAAGATATTTCAAAACATGATCTTAAAAAAGCAAAAGAATGGGTCAACCAAACTTACAACAGTCTTTCACAAGATGAAAAACTAGGTCAGCTTTTTATTGTTGCGCTTTACACCAATAAAGACGAAAACCACATCAATCAGGTAAGAAACATTGTTACAAACGATAAAATCGGTGGATTAATTCTGATGCAGGATGATGCGGCAAGAGAAATTAATCTTGTGAATGAATTTCAACAAAAATCAAAAGTCCCATTAATGATCGGAATGGATGCTGAATGGGGGCTTTACCAAAGAATCAATACTGCTCACAAATTTCCGTGGGCAATGGCATTGGGTGCTATTCAGGATAAAGATCTTATTTATAAGATGGCTGCGAAAATCGCTGAAGATTGCAAAAGAATGGGCATCAATTGGGATTTCGCACCTGTTGTTGACGTCAATACCAATCCAAATAATCCAATTATTGGAAACAGAAGCTTTGGTTCAGAAGTTTCTAATGTGACTCAATCTGCACTATCGTATGCAAATGGTTTGCAAGACAACAATATTCTTGCGGCTATCAAACATTTTCCGGGTCACGGTGATACCAATACAGATTCTCACCTCGATCTTCCCGTAGTTTCTCATAACTTGGATAGATTAAACAAAATAGAATTAGCACCTTTCAAAGCTTTAATGAATAAAGGAATCGGCGGCGTGATGGTTGCGCATTTGTACGTTCCAAGTTTAGAATCTGGAAAAGGAATTCCTGCTTCTATTTCAAAAAATATTATCACCGAATTATTAAAAGAAAAGCTTGGTTACAAAGGTTTAATTATCACAGATGCTTTAAATATGGGCGCTGTAGCTAATAAATACAAACCGGGCGAACTAGATGCTTTGGCTTTCAAGGCAGGAAATGACATCATGCTTTTTTCACAAGGTGTTTCGGAAGGTAAAAAACTTATTCAGAAAGCAATCGATAAAGGAGAAATTTCACAATCAAGAGTTGAAGAAAGTGTGAAGAAAATTTTATTAACAAAATATCTTTTAGGTTTAAGCCAGTACACTCCGAAAAATCCTGAAAACGTTAACTACGACCTCAATAATGATTCGCATACAAAATTGGTTCAAAATCTTTATTCAAATGCTTTAACATTATTAAAAGACGAAAAGAAACTGCTTCCTTTAAATTATAATTCAACCTATTACTATATTGCATTGGAAGAAGCTCCATATCAGACTTTTGAAAACAGGTTAAAACTAGATGCTAAAATTATTGTTAAAAAAGCTTCAGAAATCAATACAATTCCGGCAAACTCAACGGTAATTGTTGGGTTTCATAAAGATAATTCTACAGCTTACAAACCTTACAAAATTTCAGCAGAGTCAAAAAAGATTTTATCGGAATTGACAAAAAACCAAAATGTGATTCTCAATATTTTTGGAAGCGCATATGCTTTGAAGGATATTGATCTATCTAAAGTTTCTACCGTTTTAGTTTCTTACGAAAACAACGATGATTCTATGACGGCAACTGCAGATGCATTTCGTGGAAAGACTATAATTTCAGGAAAACTTCCGGTTTTGGTTAATGATCAATTAAAACCTGGAATGGGAATCGATTTGAAGGTTTCCCAAACAAAATAA
- a CDS encoding GNAT family N-acetyltransferase — translation MEFLQISSPDDYRVQQIYHSYSTTFPEDERREWSQFIKLFEHPNVKVISVLNNTENIGYLIIWELSNHIFVEHFEVFSEFRNQKLGSHITDYLFKNYPRIILEIEPEHLNEDAKRRFSFYQRNGFNLIDEMYVQPSYGEGKKSLKLWLLANYSPENLKDVKDEIYDIVYH, via the coding sequence ATGGAATTTTTACAGATTTCGTCACCCGATGATTATCGTGTGCAACAGATTTATCACTCCTATTCAACGACTTTTCCGGAAGATGAAAGACGAGAATGGTCTCAATTTATCAAATTATTTGAACATCCGAATGTAAAAGTGATTTCTGTTTTAAATAATACAGAAAATATTGGCTACCTCATTATTTGGGAGTTGAGCAATCATATTTTTGTGGAGCATTTTGAAGTATTTTCAGAATTCAGAAATCAAAAATTGGGATCTCATATTACCGATTATTTATTTAAAAATTATCCAAGAATTATTTTGGAAATTGAGCCTGAACATTTGAACGAAGATGCTAAACGACGTTTTTCGTTTTATCAGAGAAACGGATTTAATCTGATTGACGAAATGTATGTACAGCCAAGTTATGGTGAAGGCAAAAAAAGCCTCAAACTTTGGCTTCTTGCCAATTATTCTCCTGAAAACTTAAAGGATGTTAAAGACGAAATTTATGATATCGTTTATCATTGA
- a CDS encoding UvrD-helicase domain-containing protein produces MSNSYTVINASAGSGKTYALVQRLLMICLRYPNQHQSIRNILALTFTNKAANEMKERILSWLNKFTADNYRENNDLKNIQKAFENEGLKITIDELHHRSKKLLDYILHNYSTLNIGTIDRFNSRLVRSFSYELGLAKNFNLEIDAEPFLIEAVDKMLDQIGENENISNSFMDYVDYSLENNERINLNKNLYDSAKEFVKDIHYEHLKDNKEFDDENYENIKNTLRKEITSNKKQSLELALQSIELFKSRNIEIEDFAQGKNGIGGFFPKVVDFYEKKRPGFPFPTTSEESVVEKYRKGAAAKSKHKDAEISEILEQLLENRMKLILLFIETQKKEKILSALLPLKVNKDIQDELRKIEEENDLVLLSKFNILINENLKNEPSAFIYEKVGSQFQHYFFDEFQDTSELQWQNFVPLRDHSISTENTSFTLVGDPKQSIYRFRGGESKLMLDIINKKEFTPKKAELLVLKDNWRSAKNIVQFNNDLYHFHSLNLEEEHQHIFGVDGEQNPKSSIDGRVKVNLIENLTNEDFYNDVSEKMQKDIQECLDNGFRFSDITILCRGNFDIFSYSQKLGNLKVNYNGEETNIKTISDKGLTLELSNTLLAVVEFLKWETNPKNKPHLIMMMFYLNRLGRISMPDFTLEMKEILALEQHETIIQFIEEKYHLKLKQDHFPKFNLYNFIEYYINEFSIEHKETDFLLNFLEMLFNFTQNAGASTKEFLKYWDEEASTYTIQASENIDAIQIMTIHKAKGLEFPVVFIPMMNKNRDSEFSNWFETDEKSVLKSVNINQFNKNLEVYDEGIEKFNHENSYKNLVDRLCLQYVATTRPVEQLFFYLQKQNKTSNNLEILEFIQSKNLQDLDEFDLYETHSEMLKKQIFHKKSEFKTENIQTLRNEHENTSSIKIATPSKNYQVRNEKVRIGLFVHELLSKINTEKDIDKVLETYVLEGQITLEEKENIKDDLKKIIHQYSEFFDEKWKVINEKDIMISERGISRIYRPDRILKGDEGYIIVDFKTGMETEKNDKQIETYKSVLENLGMKVIKTQLIYIPENL; encoded by the coding sequence ATGTCAAATTCTTATACAGTAATCAACGCTTCAGCAGGTTCCGGCAAAACGTATGCTCTTGTACAGAGGCTTCTGATGATTTGTCTGAGATATCCCAATCAGCATCAATCCATCAGAAATATTTTGGCATTAACGTTTACCAACAAAGCTGCAAACGAAATGAAAGAAAGAATTCTTTCATGGCTCAACAAATTTACGGCAGATAATTATCGTGAGAATAATGATCTTAAAAACATTCAGAAAGCGTTTGAAAACGAAGGTCTGAAAATAACGATTGATGAACTTCATCACCGTTCAAAGAAGCTTTTAGATTATATCCTGCATAATTATTCTACCTTAAATATCGGAACGATTGACCGTTTCAATTCTCGATTGGTGCGAAGTTTTTCTTATGAATTGGGTTTGGCTAAAAATTTTAATCTTGAAATTGATGCAGAACCATTTTTGATTGAAGCTGTCGACAAAATGCTCGATCAAATTGGGGAAAATGAGAATATTTCCAATTCGTTTATGGATTATGTGGATTATAGTCTGGAAAATAATGAAAGAATTAATCTGAATAAAAACCTTTACGATTCTGCAAAAGAATTTGTAAAAGACATTCATTACGAACATCTGAAAGACAATAAAGAATTTGATGATGAGAATTATGAAAACATCAAAAACACGTTAAGGAAAGAGATTACATCCAACAAAAAACAATCATTAGAATTAGCTTTACAGTCAATCGAATTATTTAAATCAAGAAATATCGAGATTGAAGATTTTGCGCAGGGAAAAAATGGGATTGGTGGATTTTTCCCAAAAGTTGTCGATTTTTATGAGAAAAAAAGACCAGGATTTCCTTTTCCAACAACATCAGAAGAATCTGTGGTTGAAAAATACAGAAAAGGAGCTGCAGCAAAATCTAAACACAAAGACGCAGAAATTTCAGAAATTCTGGAACAGCTTCTTGAAAATCGAATGAAGCTCATTCTTCTTTTCATCGAAACTCAGAAAAAAGAAAAAATACTTTCCGCTTTATTGCCTTTAAAAGTCAACAAAGACATTCAGGATGAACTGAGAAAAATTGAGGAAGAAAATGATTTGGTTCTGCTTTCAAAATTTAATATTCTGATTAATGAAAATCTTAAAAATGAGCCTTCGGCTTTTATTTACGAGAAAGTAGGTTCACAATTTCAACATTATTTCTTTGATGAATTTCAGGATACTTCAGAATTGCAGTGGCAAAATTTTGTTCCTTTGAGAGATCACAGTATTTCGACAGAAAATACCTCTTTTACTTTGGTAGGTGATCCGAAACAGAGTATTTATCGTTTTCGTGGTGGTGAAAGTAAATTGATGTTGGATATTATCAACAAAAAAGAATTCACTCCTAAAAAAGCTGAATTATTAGTTCTAAAGGACAATTGGAGAAGTGCCAAAAATATAGTTCAGTTTAATAATGACCTGTATCATTTTCATTCTTTAAACCTTGAAGAAGAACATCAGCATATTTTTGGAGTTGATGGCGAGCAAAATCCAAAATCAAGTATTGACGGAAGAGTAAAAGTAAATCTCATTGAAAATTTGACCAATGAAGATTTCTACAACGATGTTTCAGAAAAAATGCAGAAAGACATTCAGGAATGTTTGGATAACGGTTTCAGATTTTCAGATATTACTATTCTCTGCCGTGGAAATTTTGATATTTTCTCTTATTCACAGAAACTAGGAAATCTGAAAGTCAATTACAATGGCGAAGAAACGAATATTAAAACGATTTCTGATAAAGGTTTAACTTTAGAATTATCAAATACTTTACTGGCTGTTGTTGAATTTTTGAAATGGGAAACCAATCCGAAAAACAAACCTCATCTGATTATGATGATGTTTTATCTCAACAGGCTCGGAAGAATCAGCATGCCCGATTTTACTTTAGAAATGAAAGAAATTCTGGCTTTAGAACAGCATGAAACCATCATTCAATTTATTGAAGAAAAGTATCATTTAAAACTAAAACAAGATCATTTTCCGAAATTTAATCTTTATAATTTTATTGAATATTACATCAACGAGTTTTCGATTGAGCATAAAGAAACCGATTTTCTGCTCAACTTTTTGGAAATGCTTTTCAATTTTACTCAAAATGCAGGAGCAAGTACCAAAGAATTTTTGAAATATTGGGACGAAGAAGCTTCAACGTATACAATTCAGGCTTCTGAAAATATTGATGCGATTCAGATCATGACGATTCATAAAGCAAAAGGTCTTGAATTTCCGGTCGTTTTTATTCCTATGATGAATAAAAACCGTGATTCTGAATTTAGCAACTGGTTTGAAACGGATGAGAAATCGGTTTTAAAATCGGTTAACATCAATCAGTTCAATAAAAATCTTGAAGTGTATGATGAAGGCATTGAGAAATTTAATCATGAAAATTCTTATAAAAATCTTGTCGACAGATTGTGTCTGCAATATGTTGCCACAACACGACCCGTGGAACAGTTGTTTTTTTATCTTCAGAAACAAAATAAGACTTCGAATAATTTAGAAATTTTAGAATTTATTCAATCTAAAAATCTTCAGGATCTTGATGAATTTGATTTGTATGAAACTCATTCTGAAATGTTGAAAAAACAAATTTTTCATAAAAAGTCTGAGTTTAAAACTGAAAATATTCAGACCCTGAGAAACGAGCATGAAAATACAAGTTCGATAAAAATCGCTACGCCTTCAAAAAATTATCAGGTAAGAAATGAGAAAGTGAGAATCGGACTTTTTGTGCATGAACTGCTTTCAAAAATCAACACTGAAAAAGACATTGATAAAGTTCTGGAAACGTATGTTTTGGAAGGTCAGATCACGCTTGAAGAAAAGGAAAATATCAAAGATGATCTCAAAAAAATTATTCATCAATATTCGGAATTTTTTGATGAAAAATGGAAAGTGATTAACGAAAAAGACATCATGATTTCTGAAAGAGGAATCAGCAGAATTTATCGCCCCGACAGAATTTTAAAAGGTGATGAAGGCTATATTATCGTCGATTTTAAAACAGGAATGGAAACCGAAAAGAACGATAAACAAATTGAAACTTACAAATCCGTTTTAGAAAACCTGGGAATGAAAGTGATTAAAACACAGCTGATTTATATTCCCGAGAATTTATAA
- a CDS encoding DUF2975 domain-containing protein, producing the protein MSKTNNFVFWGLYIVAWLIFVGLCVEAGGLIVNFFFSLYKPELIQNLYQKLDLTEMYNNSKLVFFGVYGFILTISILKACLFYTVIRLMHTMDLSRPFSTFVAKQISKISYYTLSIGLLSYIAKELVENLIHYGFVTDHLNEFWSDSQAFILMGAVIYIIATIFKKGVDIQNENDLTV; encoded by the coding sequence ATGTCAAAAACAAATAACTTCGTATTTTGGGGCTTATATATTGTAGCCTGGCTTATTTTTGTTGGTTTATGTGTTGAAGCAGGAGGTTTAATAGTAAATTTCTTTTTCAGTCTGTATAAACCTGAACTTATCCAAAATCTTTATCAAAAGTTGGATTTAACTGAAATGTATAACAACAGCAAATTAGTTTTTTTCGGTGTCTATGGTTTTATTCTAACCATTTCAATTTTAAAAGCTTGCCTTTTTTACACAGTTATCAGACTAATGCACACAATGGATTTGTCAAGACCATTCAGTACTTTCGTTGCAAAGCAAATTTCAAAAATTAGTTATTATACCCTTTCAATTGGACTGTTAAGTTACATTGCCAAAGAATTAGTTGAAAATTTAATACATTATGGTTTTGTTACCGACCATTTAAACGAATTTTGGTCAGACAGTCAGGCGTTTATTTTGATGGGAGCCGTAATCTATATTATAGCGACGATTTTCAAAAAAGGAGTAGATATTCAAAACGAAAACGATTTAACGGTTTAA
- a CDS encoding carboxypeptidase regulatory-like domain-containing protein, with protein MRKNLVVFFFFLTIHFFGQQKITGKTLSKNDMIVTSVLVVNISNDQKVYSNSLGEFSIDGSEKDEIRFIKKGYERASRKVVNAESPMNVVLVRIPEEIEEVEIISTTGDLSKDSKRLTKIDKKEQLQKAIGLPKPPEKPREVPAEVKKVLLAAAFGNVDVQAVFDLISGKSRRQKRWYKYEDLQLDITWIRKRIDDEYFVKDGISAERIPEFLEFSFLIKPEIRSYVKAKNINRVMFNLDNVIPIYVERLKQNNNTVEQK; from the coding sequence ATGAGAAAAAATCTTGTTGTATTTTTCTTTTTTCTTACAATACATTTCTTTGGTCAGCAGAAAATAACGGGGAAAACGTTGAGTAAGAACGATATGATTGTTACCTCAGTTTTGGTCGTCAATATTTCTAATGACCAAAAAGTTTACAGTAATTCTTTAGGTGAATTTTCTATTGATGGTTCTGAAAAAGATGAGATCAGATTTATCAAAAAAGGATACGAAAGAGCTTCACGAAAAGTTGTAAATGCAGAATCTCCAATGAATGTTGTTTTGGTAAGAATTCCTGAAGAGATAGAAGAAGTAGAAATAATTTCTACAACCGGAGATCTGTCTAAAGATTCTAAGAGACTGACTAAAATCGACAAAAAAGAGCAACTTCAGAAAGCTATTGGCCTTCCAAAACCTCCTGAAAAGCCTCGTGAAGTTCCGGCGGAAGTAAAGAAGGTTTTATTGGCTGCAGCTTTTGGAAATGTTGATGTACAAGCTGTTTTTGATTTGATAAGCGGAAAATCCAGAAGGCAGAAAAGATGGTACAAATATGAAGATCTACAGCTTGATATTACTTGGATCAGAAAAAGAATTGATGATGAATATTTTGTGAAAGACGGAATTTCTGCTGAAAGAATTCCGGAATTTTTAGAATTCAGTTTTCTTATCAAGCCTGAAATAAGATCCTATGTGAAAGCTAAAAATATAAACAGAGTCATGTTTAATTTAGATAATGTAATTCCAATTTATGTAGAACGCCTCAAGCAAAATAATAATACTGTTGAGCAAAAATGA
- the bshA gene encoding N-acetyl-alpha-D-glucosaminyl L-malate synthase BshA produces MKIGILCYPTYGGSGIVATELGMSLANKGYEVHFISSALPARLDITNPNIFFHKVNVQTYPLFQYQPYDIALSSMIYRVVNLYKLDLLHAHYAIPYAYAAFTAKQMLKEDNNDIPLVTTLHGTDITLVGQHPSYKHAVEFSINQSDAITSVSESLKKDTLQFFNIKKEIQVITNFIDNSEFDELNECQRTQFANEDEKILIHVSNLRPVKRVDEVLQIFKNVEKKVKSKLIIIGEGPDMEKVNQFLEENPDLISKIRLLGKVNDLYRILQLSDVFLLPSEQESFGLAALEAMAAYTPVISSNAGGIPEVNIQGETGFLAEIGNVEAMSNYCIKLLSNDELLAQMKMNAKEQAVKFDLKNILPIYEEMYKTTIANFKKEPAKA; encoded by the coding sequence ATGAAAATAGGCATACTTTGCTACCCAACATATGGCGGAAGCGGAATTGTGGCAACAGAACTCGGAATGTCTCTCGCCAACAAAGGCTATGAAGTACATTTCATAAGTTCGGCACTTCCCGCAAGATTGGATATTACCAATCCGAATATTTTCTTTCATAAAGTAAATGTTCAAACCTACCCTCTTTTCCAATATCAACCTTATGATATTGCGCTGAGCTCGATGATTTACCGTGTTGTAAATCTTTATAAGTTAGATTTACTTCATGCTCATTACGCCATTCCTTATGCTTATGCTGCTTTTACGGCAAAGCAAATGTTGAAGGAAGACAACAACGATATTCCTTTGGTAACCACGCTTCACGGAACCGATATTACTTTGGTGGGGCAACATCCAAGTTATAAACATGCGGTAGAATTTTCTATCAATCAATCAGATGCAATTACTTCTGTTTCTGAAAGTCTGAAAAAAGATACCTTACAGTTTTTTAATATCAAAAAAGAAATTCAAGTAATTACCAATTTTATTGATAATTCTGAATTTGATGAACTTAATGAATGTCAGCGAACTCAATTTGCCAATGAGGATGAAAAAATTCTGATTCACGTTTCCAATTTACGTCCAGTAAAACGTGTGGATGAAGTTTTACAAATCTTTAAAAATGTTGAAAAGAAAGTAAAATCTAAATTGATTATTATCGGTGAAGGCCCCGATATGGAAAAAGTAAATCAGTTCTTAGAAGAAAATCCTGATTTAATATCAAAAATCAGATTGTTAGGAAAAGTAAATGATCTGTATAGAATTTTACAGCTTTCAGATGTGTTTTTACTTCCTTCTGAGCAGGAAAGTTTTGGTTTGGCAGCTTTAGAAGCAATGGCAGCATACACTCCTGTAATCAGCTCAAATGCAGGTGGAATTCCTGAAGTAAATATTCAGGGCGAAACCGGATTTTTAGCAGAAATCGGTAATGTGGAAGCGATGAGTAATTATTGCATCAAACTTTTGAGTAACGATGAACTTTTAGCACAAATGAAAATGAACGCTAAAGAACAAGCTGTAAAATTTGACCTGAAAAACATTCTTCCTATTTATGAGGAGATGTACAAAACAACGATTGCGAATTTCAAAAAAGAACCTGCGAAAGCTTAG